A single genomic interval of Anopheles marshallii chromosome 2, idAnoMarsDA_429_01, whole genome shotgun sequence harbors:
- the LOC128708020 gene encoding uncharacterized protein LOC128708020, whose product MENKRDMCNEKHTATTGQPADSLQSFPATRSRSHPVICDVTRLETIRERNSVYSEDGEFIDLPLPPVPNVCNITKADVSVVDNKHESHSKHFDIASEANAYLQSRLRDFEDADDAISSGVEGFQKSIRSLAIDCDSDVPQRDCASDLRKNNTTHLLLMEEDVKSIESSTASNTLHKSSWSVASLGSTGGEYSNGDYRPGCCSDSNDSDDQPEEDDYGEHSSGYRDRSPFLRSVSLSPVEHRFRKLSTTRERRRRASHASSGQSSLTIEDWKRQQSLPYADNEAEDSTCCDDDFTWVHSHDRSEAPKASVESDRRSISQTTATRSVPRDQRSLEMPHKKSQQCQSTGSTTQGIGEVVPSGKPPRPARESGSLDRRRNLSSSRHERDGKSRSTHSLKEKSSSVELHKHDSMSSNLSLNSKDHIYDSGSFNNYNSSGSGSQHQHHSCPPHSHNSRLSPGIWEPPPPPPLSPWDPHYYWGYSHHHPHHQSREELRLIDYHRRQQDLYQHGSNSALCSTQDLSCSSGCCSRSYFHYPPVPPLCCSMDRPQWSNDVQRQDTDERLRRLQKDKESLVLQIKTLTEQMQSQSTKLSELENMVKEKNQLLSNAEDLLQRVSVFAKTVGIQIDKQKEMLSRSSVETQKLELMSAMSELKLQQAALERENLELRTNFVTNTVGSAGLVNGGLINGNGGGTTITNVLNNNSITSSLLRRPQIITNTRMVGMSCSAQGASLISSPVHHGSHGSLPQTAISPITPKTPPASYRQRIDVHYSSLPRQAFATTLSTVSTSSGSSTTTDSNANPKRVVAFATVLQQRAESNLKNMKSASASAQELAFDSATTDHDDVARTKSEVHRLDKGLRQQERANTEPPSPPLLDDDAIASCIVDENASNETMTNCDMALTSPLKLPRYESKPDARPKLDGIDKLRGFSVPNLAETENRDIGSSNQTEGMIATRSFTPQPSPSPSMSNKLKNIFGKIKRSNSGTLDDMTSSDGEFKRGGVRATAGARLGWSGTSQYRKPDKPFNEWDLDAVCLWFDHLGLSMYEDEVRRWLKLSSLPGSELMKASPVDFEKELPLRNPLHRKKIVLAIADISGTANDDELLKCAGKLDTSWVQQWLDDIGMPQYKDTFIAARIDGRMLHKLTMDDLVHLQMSSCLHVASIRRGIQLMRSEKWNPDCLIRRPLQVDINAKGDVRLWTSQRVHEWLRAVDLAEYAPNLRGFGVHGALMIFEVKFTAELFADLLNIPSSKTLLRRHLATHFKDLLGRDIIQVKREAENTLGFQPLTISAKIKTPKKSQFSLKRKKSNKGGQLGGEEWSDYVCPMGGSGQENLDPASSMAYASTSTNPGGNNPSAASAFTSNASSANTNNVTSIGTTKDLSMVPTACPDSTPSITTSTTTSGVGSEHASLHRQPSSSSSQLMNATSFVNNGNANSGGGGSDSPISVRSSATSTS is encoded by the exons ATGGAGAATAAAAGAGATATGTGCAATGAGAAACATACAGCTACAACAGGACAACCAGCAGATTCTTTGCAATCGTTTCCTGCAACAAGATCGCGCAGTCACCCCGTAATATGTGATGTGACGCGCCTTGAAACTATCCGTGAGCGTAATAGCGTTTACAGCGAGGATGGCGAGTTCATTGACTTGCCTCTACCACCCGTTCCAAATGTGTGCAATATAACAAAGGCAGATGTTTCGGTTGTGGATAATAAACATGAAAGTCACAGCAAACACTTCGATATCGCATCGGAAGCAAATGCATACTTACAATCAAGGCTGCGTGATTTTGAAGATGCAGACGATGCGATAAGTAGCGGCGTAGAAGGCTTTCAAAAATCAATACGATCACTTGCCATCGATTGCGATTCTGATGTACCACAACGTGATTGTGCTAGTGatttgagaaaaaataacactacACATTTACTTCTAATGGAAGAAGATGTAAAGTCAATCGAAAGCAGTACGGCCTCAAATACATTGCACAAAAGCTCATGGAGTGTAGCTTCACTTGGTTCAACCGGTGGTGAATATTCAAACGGAGATTACAGGCCGGGCTGTTGCTCCGATAGCAATGACAGTGACGATCAACCCGAGGAGGATGACTATGGCGAACATTCATCTGGATATCGGGATAGATCTCCATTCCTTCGTTCAGTTTCCTTATCACCGGTAGAACATCGCTTTCGTAAACTGTCGACTACTCGCGAGCGTCGACGTCGAGCTAGTCATGCGAGTTCTGGTCAGTCATCTCTAACCATTGAAGACTGGAAACGCCAACAGTCACTTCCGTATGCTGATAATGAAGCAG AAGATTCAACTTGCTGTGATGATGACTTTACTTGGGTCCATTCCCATGACCGATCGGAAGCACCAAAGGCGTCTGTTGAATCTGATCGACGATCTATttcgcaaacaacagcaacccgATCGGTTCCACGTGATCAACGCAGCCTAGAAATGCCACATAAAAAAAGTCAACAGTGTCAGTCGACCGGATCTACTACGCAAGGCATAGGTGAAGTTGTTCCTAGTGGAAAACCACCCAGACCTGCACGAGAATCAGGCAGTCTAGATCGTCGACGGAACTTAAGCTCAAGTCGTCATGAGCGAGACGGTAAAAGCCGCAGTACACATTCACTcaaagaaaaatcatcatcGGTTGAGTTGCACAAACATGATTCTATGTCCAGCAATCTTAGCTTAAATTCCAAAG ATCATATTTATGATTCAGGTAGCTTTAATAACTACAACAGTAGCGGTAGTGGAAgtcaacatcaacatcattcTTGTCCACCGCATTCGCACAACTCACGTCTGAGTCCTGGCATTTGGGAGCCGCCCCCACCTCCTCCTTTATCTCCATGGGACCCACATTACTACTGGGGCTATTCGCACcatcatccccatcatcaGAGCAGAGAAGAATTAAGGTTGATCGACTATCATCGTCGACAGCAGGATCTGTATCAACATGGAAGTAACAGTGCCTTATGTAGTACGCAAGATTTATCTTGCTCTAGTGGTTGCTGCAGTCGGAGCTACTTTCATTACCCGCCAGTACCACCACTGTGCTGCTCAATGGATCGACCACAATGGAGCAACGATGTTCAG CGCCAAGATACAGATGAACGGCTTCGACGTCTACAAAAGGATAAAGAATCCCTTGTTTTGCAGATTAAAACACTTACAGAGCAAATGCAATCGCAATCGACCAAGCTCAGTGAATTAGAAAACATGGTAAAAGAGAAGAATCAACTACTGTCTAACGCGGAAGATCTCCTCCAGCGAGTAAGCGTATTTGCAAAAACAGTTGGCATCCAGattgacaaacaaaaa GAAATGCTTTCGCGATCTTCTGTTGAAACTCAGAAATTAGAGCTTATGTCAGCGATGAGTGAGCTGAAACTCCAGCAAGCTGCTCTAGAAAGAGAAAATCTGGAACTGCGTACAAATTTTGTAACAAATACCGTAGGATCAGCAGGATTGGTAAATGGAGGTCTTATCAATGGGAATGGAGGTGGAACCACAATAACAAATGTGCTTAATAACAATAGCATTACGTCTAGTTTACTCAGAAGACCTCAGATTATTACGAACACTAGAATGGTAGGCATGTCGTGCTCAGCGCAAGGTGCATCGCTGATCTCATCTCCAGTACATCATGGCAGTCACGGTAGTTTACCGCAAACGGCAATAAGTCCTATAACTCCGAAG acCCCACCTGCATCTTATCGGCAGCGTATCGATGTTCATTACAGTAGTCTTCCACGGCAAGCTTTTGCTACCACATTATCGACAGTTAGCACATCCAGCGGTTCTTCGACGACCACCGATAGTAATGCCAACCCGAAGCGAGTCGTGGCTTTTG CTACAGTGTTACAACAACGTGCTGAATCCAAtctaaaaaatatgaaatctGCATCAGCATCTGCACAAGAGCTGGCATTCGATTCTGCAACCACTGACCATGACGATGTAGCCCGTACGAAAAGTGAAGTGCATCGTTTAGATAAAGGGCTCCGGCAGCAAGAACGCGCAAATACTGAACCTCCATCGCCACCGTTATTAGATGACGATGCAATAGCATCATGCATTGTCGATGAAAATGCATCGAATGAAACTATGACAAATTGCGACATGGCATTGACCTCACCATTAAAATTGCCACGTTATGAGTCAAAGCCGGATGCGAGACCAAAACTCGACGGAATTGATAAACTACGAGGATTTTCTGTACCAAACctag CTGAAACAGAAAATCGAGATATCGGAAGCTCCAACCAAACCGAAGGTATGATTGCTACTAGAAGCTTCACTCCCCAACCGTCACCATCACCGTCAATGagcaacaaattgaaaaatatttttggcAAGATTAAACGAAGCAACAGCGGAACGCTGGATGACATGACATCTTCTGATGGAGAATTCAAACGCGGAGGAGTTCGTGCTACTGCTGGCGCTCGTTTAGGGTGGAGTGGAACGTCTCAGTATCGTAAACCGGACAAACCATTTAACGAATGGGATTTAGATGCGGTCTGTTTATGGTTTGACCATCTTGGCTTAAGCATGTATGAAGATGAAGTACGACGGTGGTTAAAATTGAGCTCGTTGCCCGGAAGCgaattaatgaaagcatctcCAGTAGATTTCGAAAAAGAGTTACCGTTGCGGAATCCATTGCATCGGAAAAAGATAGTGTTAGCTATTGCCGACATCTCGGGAACAGCAAACGATGATGAACTGTTGAAGTGCGCCGGGAAGCTGGATACATCATGG gTCCAGCAATGGTTAGATGATATTGGTATGCCCCAATACAAGGATACGTTCATAGCAGCTCGAATAGATGGTCGAATGCTGCATAAATTAACGATGGACGATTTGGTTCATTTGCAAATGTCGTCCTGCCTGCATGTGGCAAGCATTCGTCGCGGCATACAGCTTATGCGtagtgaaaaatggaatccggATTGTCTCATTCGTCGGCCATTGCAAGTAGATATAAATGCCAAAGGCGATGTCAGATTGTGGACTTCCCAAAGAGTTCACGAGTGGCTCCGTGCGGTCGATTTAGCCGAATACGCGCCAAATTTACGTGGCTTTGGTGTACATGGGGCGCTTATGATATTTGAAGTAAAATTTACGGCCGAGTTGTTTGCTGATTTACTGAACATACCCTCAAGCAAAACGTTGTTACGTCGTCATTTGGCGACTCATTTTAAGGATCTTCTGGGACGCGACATCATACAAGTGAAACGTGAAGCTGAAAACACCCTTGGATTCCAACCTTTGACCATTTCCGCCAAAATAAAG ACCCCGAAAAAGTCTCAATTCTCCTTGAAAcgtaaaaaaagcaacaaaggTGGCCAATTAGGCGGAGAGGAATGGAGCGATTATGTGTGCCCAATGGGTGGCTCAGGTCAGGAAAATTTAGACCCAGCAAGTTCTATGGCTTATGCTTCAACTAGCACCAATCCAGGCGGCAACAATCCAAGTGCTGCTTCTGCCTTTACTTCAAATGCTTCTTCTGCTAACACTAATAATGTCACTAGCATTGGC ACGACGAAGGATCTCTCAATGGTACCAACTGCTTGTCCCGACAGCACACccagcatcaccaccagcacaacTACTTCCGGAGTCGGGTCGGAGCATGCTTCACTTCATCGTCAGCCGTCGAGTAGCAGTTCGCAGTTGATGAATGCGACGTCGTTCGTAAATAATGGCAATGCTAATAGTGGAGGAGGAGGCAGCGATTCACCAATATCAGTTCGCAGTTCCGCTACTTCAACATCCTAG